A stretch of the Hydrogenimonas thermophila genome encodes the following:
- the hemH gene encoding ferrochelatase, with amino-acid sequence MKKAIILMNMGGASNYDEIEIFMKNMFNDHRIIGAPPFVRKNLANYITKTRLPEVKENYEKIGGGSPLLSITKSFQKKLQERIGDAKVEIIMRYTPPFAKDVLKRLKEEGIKKLYLIPMYPQFSTTTTASSIEDIRAAAKDIGYHPTIVSHLHYYDFEPYLESVEERIIEGIGNEDPKSLNLIFSAHGLPVRVIKKGDPYQKQVEAEVALHVERLKQQGVEFNQVHLAYQSKVGPLKWLTPSLEMVLEEIKNKKALIYPIAFTIDNSETLFELDIEYREVAQKLGFKTYKVCRCPNDSDSFVRAVEALYRQMK; translated from the coding sequence ATGAAAAAAGCAATCATATTAATGAATATGGGCGGAGCTTCAAACTACGATGAGATAGAAATTTTTATGAAAAACATGTTTAACGATCATCGTATTATTGGTGCACCGCCGTTTGTACGTAAAAATCTTGCAAACTACATTACTAAAACTCGTTTGCCTGAAGTAAAAGAGAATTATGAAAAGATAGGGGGAGGTTCACCTCTTCTTAGCATTACAAAAAGTTTTCAAAAAAAACTTCAAGAGCGAATAGGTGATGCAAAGGTTGAGATTATTATGCGATATACTCCTCCTTTTGCAAAAGATGTTTTAAAAAGATTGAAAGAGGAAGGGATTAAAAAATTATACTTGATTCCTATGTATCCGCAATTTTCAACTACAACTACAGCATCATCAATAGAGGATATACGTGCTGCTGCAAAGGATATTGGTTATCATCCTACAATTGTGAGTCATTTGCATTATTATGATTTTGAGCCTTACCTTGAAAGTGTTGAAGAACGCATTATTGAAGGAATTGGTAATGAAGATCCTAAGTCATTAAACCTTATCTTTTCTGCTCATGGATTGCCTGTTCGTGTTATAAAAAAAGGTGATCCTTATCAAAAACAGGTAGAAGCAGAGGTGGCTTTGCATGTAGAGAGGCTAAAGCAGCAGGGAGTAGAGTTTAATCAGGTTCATTTGGCATATCAATCTAAGGTTGGTCCTCTAAAATGGCTTACACCATCTTTAGAAATGGTTCTTGAAGAGATAAAAAACAAAAAGGCTTTGATTTACCCAATAGCCTTTACTATAGATAATTCAGAAACACTCTTTGAACTTGATATAGAGTATCGTGAAGTAGCCCAAAAGCTTGGCTTTAAAACCTATAAGGTATGTCGTTGTCCAAATGACTCGGATAGTTTTGTCCGAGCAGTTGAAGCTTTATATCGTCAAATGAAGTAG
- the mnmE gene encoding tRNA uridine-5-carboxymethylaminomethyl(34) synthesis GTPase MnmE has product MSDTIAAVATASGVGSVAIVRVSGDNALDIAKKVTKRETFSPRYAHLSSLYNQNDELIDEAIVIWFKAPHSFTTEDVVEFQCHGGSIVAEKILETVLFYGARLAEPGEFTRRAFLGGRIDLTEAEAIAKLIEAKSDETAKILARQMKGELREFVDDVREKLLRAVAFAEVTIDYAEEDLPDDIVNNILHQLEEIELKIGQIVSSSERRRGMIEGFKVSIVGKPNVGKSSLLNAMLGYKRAIVSDIAGTTRDTIEEQIRVGSHLIRIIDTAGIRDSSDTIEKIGIERSVEAIEQSDIVIAIFDVSRTWDEEDEQILSLLEKSGNNKEIIVALNKIDLPKKLDTKKLEQFNPLQLSQDNKAEQIFSELEKRLSKMAQGDELLLISARQIEAVKRARSAISQAKEPLLMGELEIFTFHLNDAISAISSISKPVDFNDIMDKMFGEFCLGK; this is encoded by the coding sequence ATGAGTGATACTATAGCTGCCGTCGCCACCGCAAGCGGGGTGGGGTCGGTTGCTATTGTTCGTGTAAGTGGTGATAATGCTTTAGATATCGCTAAAAAAGTAACCAAAAGAGAAACTTTTTCTCCTAGATATGCCCACCTCTCTTCCCTTTACAATCAAAATGATGAACTTATAGATGAAGCGATTGTTATCTGGTTTAAAGCTCCCCATAGTTTTACTACTGAAGATGTAGTAGAGTTTCAATGTCATGGCGGCTCTATTGTTGCTGAAAAGATCCTAGAAACCGTACTTTTCTATGGTGCAAGGCTTGCAGAACCGGGCGAATTTACCCGTCGAGCGTTTTTGGGTGGTCGTATAGACTTAACAGAAGCAGAAGCGATAGCAAAACTGATAGAAGCAAAAAGTGATGAAACTGCCAAGATCTTAGCTAGACAGATGAAAGGTGAGCTTAGAGAGTTTGTAGATGATGTAAGAGAAAAGCTTCTTAGAGCTGTTGCATTTGCTGAAGTTACTATTGATTATGCTGAAGAAGATTTGCCTGATGATATAGTAAATAACATTCTTCATCAGCTTGAAGAGATAGAGCTTAAAATAGGGCAGATAGTTAGTTCTAGTGAACGCAGACGGGGTATGATAGAAGGCTTTAAAGTTTCAATTGTAGGCAAACCAAATGTTGGGAAAAGCTCTTTACTAAATGCAATGTTAGGTTATAAAAGAGCTATTGTAAGTGATATAGCCGGTACTACCAGAGATACTATTGAAGAACAGATAAGAGTTGGTTCACATCTGATTCGTATCATAGATACAGCAGGAATTAGAGACTCATCAGATACAATTGAAAAGATTGGTATAGAAAGATCTGTAGAGGCAATTGAACAGAGTGATATAGTTATTGCAATCTTTGATGTAAGTAGGACTTGGGATGAAGAAGATGAGCAAATACTATCTCTACTTGAGAAATCAGGCAATAATAAAGAGATAATAGTTGCATTAAACAAAATAGATCTTCCTAAAAAATTAGATACAAAAAAGTTAGAACAATTTAATCCATTGCAATTAAGCCAAGACAATAAAGCTGAACAGATTTTTTCTGAATTGGAAAAGAGACTTTCAAAAATGGCACAAGGAGATGAACTGCTCTTAATCTCAGCAAGACAAATAGAAGCTGTAAAACGAGCTAGAAGTGCAATATCTCAAGCAAAAGAGCCACTTTTAATGGGTGAATTGGAGATATTTACATTCCATCTAAATGATGCAATCTCTGCTATCAGTTCTATATCAAAACCAGTCGACTTTAATGATATTATGGATAAAATGTTTGGCGAATTTTGCTTAGGAAAGTAA
- a CDS encoding UDP-glucose dehydrogenase family protein encodes MKLSIVGTGYVGLVTGTCFAEMGNSVICVDIDENKIEKLKQGIIPIYEPGLESMVKENYKKGTLEFTTDIKEALKKSDVIFIAVGTPQGEDGSADLQYVLKVAQDIGKYMTHKMIVVDKSTVPVGTADKVKETIQKELDKRGVNIPFEVVSNPEFLKEGSAIEDFMKPDRVVIGAENEETLEVMKELYAPFTHNHERFIAMDVRSAEMTKYTANAILATKISFMNEIANICERVGADVNKVRIGIGSDKRIGYSFIYPGCGYGGSCFPKDVQALNKIALDAGYKPRIIQAVEEVNKDQKRVLAEKVIKRFGEDLNGKTFAIWGLSFKPETDDMREASSITIINELTKRGAKIKAYDPKAMDEAKEFYLKDNPNVEYTKSKYDALNDADAMLLVTEWKEFRSPDFDEMKQRLKNPIIFDGRNQYNIEKMNKKGFEYYQIGVPKA; translated from the coding sequence ATGAAACTAAGCATAGTAGGCACCGGCTACGTAGGCCTGGTAACAGGCACCTGCTTTGCCGAGATGGGCAATAGCGTAATCTGCGTAGATATAGATGAAAATAAAATAGAAAAACTAAAACAAGGAATTATTCCCATCTATGAGCCGGGCCTAGAGAGTATGGTCAAAGAGAACTATAAAAAAGGTACTTTGGAATTTACTACAGACATTAAAGAGGCTCTCAAAAAATCAGATGTCATATTCATAGCAGTTGGAACCCCTCAAGGTGAAGATGGAAGTGCAGATTTACAATATGTTCTAAAAGTTGCCCAAGATATTGGTAAATATATGACTCATAAAATGATTGTAGTAGATAAATCAACTGTTCCAGTAGGAACTGCTGATAAAGTAAAAGAGACAATCCAAAAAGAGTTAGATAAACGTGGTGTAAATATTCCTTTTGAAGTAGTAAGTAACCCAGAGTTCTTAAAAGAGGGTTCAGCTATAGAAGACTTTATGAAACCAGATCGTGTAGTAATCGGTGCTGAAAATGAAGAGACTTTAGAAGTTATGAAAGAGCTATACGCTCCATTTACACATAACCACGAACGCTTCATAGCTATGGATGTAAGAAGCGCTGAAATGACTAAATATACAGCTAATGCTATTTTAGCAACTAAAATCAGCTTTATGAATGAGATAGCAAATATTTGTGAAAGAGTAGGGGCAGATGTAAATAAAGTACGCATAGGAATAGGAAGCGATAAACGTATAGGCTACAGCTTCATCTACCCAGGATGCGGTTATGGTGGAAGCTGCTTTCCTAAAGATGTTCAAGCTCTAAATAAAATAGCCCTAGATGCAGGATATAAACCAAGAATCATTCAAGCAGTAGAAGAGGTAAACAAAGATCAAAAAAGAGTACTTGCCGAAAAAGTCATAAAACGCTTTGGTGAAGACTTAAATGGAAAAACATTTGCTATCTGGGGACTTAGCTTTAAACCAGAAACTGATGATATGAGAGAAGCAAGCTCAATTACAATTATCAATGAACTAACCAAAAGAGGCGCAAAAATAAAAGCTTACGATCCTAAAGCAATGGATGAAGCAAAAGAGTTTTACCTAAAAGATAATCCAAACGTAGAGTACACTAAAAGCAAATATGACGCATTAAATGATGCTGATGCAATGCTTTTGGTTACAGAGTGGAAAGAGTTTAGAAGCCCTGACTTTGATGAGATGAAACAAAGACTAAAAAATCCTATCATCTTTGATGGACGAAACCAGTATAACATTGAGAAGATGAATAAAAAAGGGTTTGAGTATTATCAGATTGGGGTGCCGAAAGCTTGA
- the nspC gene encoding carboxynorspermidine decarboxylase, with amino-acid sequence MIDFSKVPTPCYVCEEELLERNLKILDRVQKESGAKILLALKGFAMWSTFDLVGKYLCGTSASGLHEAKLGREEMNKEVHTYSPVFKEEEIEEIARLSDHIVFNSPEQIRRFLKKSKAVNPSISCGLRVNPEFSSAPVDLYNPCGLYSRLGTTIANFDPEILEELDGLHFHALCEQNVDALEGVLKAFEEKFGKFISKMKWINFGGGHHITRKDYDVDRLIEVIRDFKARYNNITVYLEPGEAVGWQTGPLVASVLDIIYNGMDIAILDVSAEAHMPDTLAMPYRAEVRGAGEAGEKSYTYRLGGNTCLAGDIMGDYSFDKPLKVGDKIVFEDQIHYTMVKTTTFNGVQHPSIAIWTKENELKIVREFSYEDFKNRLS; translated from the coding sequence GTGATAGACTTTAGCAAAGTTCCAACCCCTTGTTACGTTTGTGAAGAGGAGCTTCTGGAGAGAAACCTTAAGATCCTCGACCGTGTTCAAAAAGAGAGTGGTGCAAAGATTTTGCTTGCTCTCAAGGGCTTTGCTATGTGGAGTACCTTTGATCTGGTTGGCAAATATCTTTGCGGTACAAGTGCCAGCGGTCTGCATGAAGCAAAGCTAGGTCGTGAGGAGATGAACAAAGAGGTACATACCTACTCTCCAGTCTTTAAAGAGGAAGAGATTGAAGAGATTGCAAGACTCAGTGATCATATTGTCTTTAACTCTCCTGAACAGATACGACGTTTTTTAAAAAAGTCAAAAGCGGTCAATCCATCAATTTCTTGCGGTCTTCGGGTCAATCCGGAGTTTTCATCGGCACCTGTTGACCTTTACAACCCTTGTGGTCTTTATAGCCGACTTGGCACAACCATTGCCAATTTTGATCCTGAAATTTTAGAAGAGCTAGATGGACTGCACTTTCATGCACTCTGCGAGCAAAACGTCGATGCCCTTGAAGGGGTTCTGAAAGCATTCGAAGAGAAGTTTGGCAAATTTATTTCTAAGATGAAGTGGATCAACTTTGGGGGCGGTCATCACATTACCCGTAAAGATTATGATGTTGATCGTTTGATTGAAGTGATCCGTGATTTTAAAGCTCGTTACAACAACATTACCGTCTATTTAGAGCCAGGAGAAGCTGTTGGATGGCAAACAGGACCATTGGTAGCTTCAGTGCTTGATATTATTTATAATGGGATGGATATTGCAATACTTGATGTGTCAGCTGAAGCACATATGCCAGATACCTTAGCGATGCCTTATAGAGCTGAAGTGCGTGGAGCGGGTGAAGCTGGTGAAAAGTCTTATACCTATCGTCTTGGTGGTAATACCTGTCTTGCAGGTGATATTATGGGTGATTACAGTTTCGATAAACCGCTTAAAGTGGGTGATAAGATTGTCTTTGAAGATCAGATCCACTATACAATGGTCAAAACGACCACATTTAATGGGGTACAACATCCATCTATTGCCATTTGGACTAAAGAGAATGAACTTAAAATTGTAAGAGAGTTTAGTTATGAAGATTTTAAAAATAGACTCTCATAA
- a CDS encoding ArnT family glycosyltransferase, translating to MRETKYYSFTNMFILLFLVTAYRIYMLTQASSVIDLYADEAYYWGWSRHFDFGYYSKPPMVAWLIMLSTSICGDGFVCIKIASPIVYMLTTINIYFLAKELFDEKVAFYSAIAFVMLPAVWLSSLIISTDVPFLFFWSLGMLFFIKALKSDSWRDWLIIAIAGGGGLLSKYTMIIFVVSAFAYLITSKTYRYHLKNPKLYVTMVLAALIYLPNLYWNYTHEFVSFKHTEDNAHLEGELFHPGRMFEFLGAQFGVFGPILFGWLLILLLRFKSLKKDNNLYLLWWFIVPFFMLILTISLLSRAHANWSAPMYVASTVLVVAWLVMHNKRGWLYTAIGVNIFLGVLFYHYHDITKALGIELTRKTDPYKRVLGWKELGKEVESIIKNYPDAKLLSDDRKTMAELIYYIHPHPFDAVKWNPKGTLLDHYELTTDLKEHIGENFIFVTNRENISDVASSFKKVEKIKTIVIPLYKDYKMIYYVYYLKDFNGYKEGE from the coding sequence ATGAGAGAAACAAAATATTATTCATTTACAAATATGTTTATTTTACTTTTTTTGGTGACAGCATATAGAATATATATGTTAACACAGGCTAGCTCTGTTATTGATCTGTATGCTGATGAAGCATACTATTGGGGATGGTCAAGGCATTTTGATTTTGGTTACTACTCCAAACCTCCTATGGTAGCTTGGCTTATTATGCTGAGTACTTCAATTTGCGGTGATGGATTTGTATGTATTAAAATAGCCTCTCCTATTGTTTATATGTTAACTACAATAAACATATATTTTCTTGCAAAAGAGCTTTTTGATGAAAAGGTTGCATTTTATAGTGCAATAGCTTTTGTTATGTTGCCGGCTGTCTGGCTCTCTTCGCTCATTATCTCTACAGATGTACCGTTTTTGTTTTTTTGGTCTTTAGGAATGCTCTTTTTCATTAAAGCACTTAAAAGTGATAGCTGGAGAGATTGGCTTATTATCGCCATTGCAGGAGGAGGTGGTCTTCTTAGCAAGTATACAATGATCATTTTTGTTGTCTCTGCTTTTGCATATCTTATTACATCTAAAACTTATCGCTATCATCTTAAAAATCCAAAACTTTATGTAACAATGGTACTGGCAGCACTTATATATTTGCCAAATCTTTACTGGAACTATACTCATGAATTTGTCAGTTTTAAACATACAGAAGATAATGCACATTTAGAAGGAGAGTTGTTTCATCCTGGACGAATGTTTGAGTTTTTAGGAGCACAGTTTGGTGTTTTTGGTCCAATTCTTTTTGGCTGGTTACTTATACTGCTACTTCGCTTTAAATCACTAAAAAAAGATAATAACCTATATCTACTTTGGTGGTTTATAGTTCCATTTTTTATGTTGATACTTACTATAAGTCTGCTTTCTCGTGCTCATGCTAACTGGTCGGCTCCAATGTATGTAGCTTCTACTGTTTTAGTTGTTGCGTGGCTTGTTATGCATAATAAAAGAGGTTGGCTTTACACTGCAATTGGAGTCAACATATTTTTAGGAGTACTCTTTTACCACTATCATGACATAACAAAAGCATTAGGAATAGAGTTAACAAGAAAAACTGATCCATATAAAAGAGTGTTAGGCTGGAAAGAGTTGGGCAAAGAAGTTGAAAGCATAATAAAGAATTACCCTGATGCAAAGCTTCTTAGTGACGATCGTAAAACAATGGCAGAGTTAATTTATTACATTCATCCTCACCCTTTTGATGCAGTTAAATGGAATCCTAAAGGTACTTTGCTTGACCATTATGAGCTTACTACGGATTTAAAAGAGCATATTGGTGAAAATTTTATTTTTGTAACAAATCGTGAAAATATATCTGATGTAGCATCTTCTTTTAAGAAGGTTGAAAAGATTAAGACAATTGTTATACCTCTATATAAAGATTATAAAATGATCTATTATGTATACTATCTTAAAGATTTTAATGGCTATAAAGAAGGAGAATAG
- a CDS encoding saccharopine dehydrogenase family protein: MNRVLIIGAGGVGRVVAHKCAQNSEIFEHITLASRTLSKCEAIRDEIKEKQNKSIDVAQVDADNVEELVKLIEEVKPYVVINVALPYQDLTIMDACLKTNVHYLDTANYEHPDTAKFEYKEQWAKDPDFKANGLMALLGSGFDPGVTNVFCAYAQKHYFDEIHTIDILDCNAGDHGYPFATNFNPEINIREVNSKGRYWENGKWIETEPMEIKMVWDYPEIGPKDSYLLYHEEEESLVKNIKGLKRIRFFMTFGESYLTHLKVLDNIGLTRIDPIEVDGCKVIPLHVVKALLPDPASLGPRTKGKTNIGVVCEGIKDGKKRKIYIYNVCDHQEAYKEVCAQCVSYTTGVPAMIGAKLMCEGKWMKAGTINMEQMDPDPFMEELNRQGLPWNVIEMDPEK; the protein is encoded by the coding sequence ATGAATAGAGTATTAATTATCGGTGCTGGCGGTGTCGGACGAGTTGTAGCGCATAAGTGTGCGCAAAACAGTGAAATTTTTGAACATATTACATTGGCTAGCCGTACGCTATCTAAATGTGAAGCAATTCGTGATGAAATAAAAGAGAAACAGAATAAGTCAATCGATGTAGCACAGGTTGATGCTGACAATGTTGAAGAGCTTGTTAAGTTGATCGAAGAGGTTAAACCATATGTTGTTATCAATGTTGCTTTGCCATATCAAGACTTGACTATTATGGATGCTTGTTTAAAGACAAATGTTCACTATCTTGATACAGCCAACTATGAGCATCCAGATACAGCAAAATTTGAGTATAAAGAGCAGTGGGCAAAAGACCCTGACTTTAAAGCAAACGGTTTGATGGCACTTCTTGGTAGTGGGTTTGATCCAGGTGTTACCAATGTCTTTTGTGCCTATGCGCAAAAGCACTACTTTGATGAGATTCATACTATCGATATTTTAGACTGTAACGCAGGTGATCATGGCTATCCGTTTGCAACTAACTTTAACCCAGAAATAAATATCCGTGAAGTTAACTCAAAAGGACGATACTGGGAAAATGGCAAGTGGATCGAAACTGAGCCAATGGAAATAAAAATGGTTTGGGACTACCCAGAAATTGGCCCAAAAGATAGTTATCTTCTTTACCATGAAGAGGAGGAGTCACTTGTTAAAAACATTAAAGGTCTAAAACGTATCCGCTTCTTTATGACCTTTGGTGAAAGTTATCTAACCCATCTTAAAGTGCTTGATAACATTGGTCTTACACGAATTGATCCTATTGAAGTAGATGGATGTAAAGTGATTCCTTTACATGTTGTTAAAGCACTTTTGCCTGATCCTGCAAGCCTTGGACCACGCACTAAAGGAAAAACCAACATCGGTGTTGTTTGTGAAGGTATTAAAGATGGTAAAAAGCGTAAAATCTATATTTACAATGTCTGTGACCATCAAGAGGCATATAAAGAGGTTTGCGCACAGTGTGTTAGCTATACAACAGGTGTACCTGCCATGATTGGTGCAAAATTGATGTGTGAAGGCAAATGGATGAAAGCAGGTACAATTAATATGGAGCAGATGGACCCTGATCCGTTTATGGAAGAGCTTAATCGCCAGGGATTGCCTTGGAATGTCATTGAAATGGATCCTGAAAAGTGA
- a CDS encoding class I SAM-dependent methyltransferase translates to MIEDKYRWNERYKTLPPPQNPSDLLLRYIDRIKGKDVLDIAAGLGRHSRILAENGCKVDAIEYSDVAIESLRKIIGVNAIEMDLENGCSLEKSYDAILCFNYLNRNLYDFMINHIKDNGIILFETFVFDEENECAPKNPDFLLRKNELLKVFGSLHIIEYKESNVIKQNGQKALMASMAAIKK, encoded by the coding sequence ATGATTGAAGACAAATATAGATGGAATGAAAGATATAAAACTCTGCCACCACCTCAAAATCCAAGTGATCTACTACTAAGATACATTGATCGTATCAAAGGAAAAGATGTATTAGATATTGCAGCAGGATTGGGAAGACATTCTCGTATTTTAGCAGAAAATGGTTGTAAGGTTGATGCTATAGAGTATAGTGATGTTGCAATAGAATCTTTAAGAAAAATAATAGGGGTTAATGCCATTGAGATGGATTTAGAGAATGGATGTAGTTTAGAAAAGAGTTATGATGCTATTTTATGTTTTAACTATCTAAACAGAAATCTTTACGATTTTATGATTAACCACATAAAAGATAATGGAATTATTCTCTTTGAAACATTTGTATTTGATGAAGAGAATGAGTGTGCACCAAAAAACCCTGACTTTTTACTAAGAAAAAATGAACTGTTAAAGGTTTTTGGCTCACTTCATATTATAGAATATAAAGAGTCTAATGTTATAAAACAGAATGGTCAAAAGGCGCTGATGGCTTCTATGGCTGCGATAAAAAAATAA
- a CDS encoding cold-shock protein has protein sequence MADIINGTVKWFNSEKGYGFIQPEDGSKDVFVHFRQINNPGYGRVSLDEGQRVSFSIGQGEKGPQAENVTPL, from the coding sequence ATGGCAGATATTATCAATGGAACAGTTAAATGGTTCAATAGTGAAAAAGGTTATGGATTCATCCAACCTGAAGATGGAAGTAAAGATGTATTCGTACATTTCAGACAAATTAACAACCCAGGTTATGGACGTGTTTCATTAGATGAAGGTCAAAGAGTAAGTTTCTCAATTGGTCAAGGTGAAAAAGGCCCACAGGCAGAAAACGTTACACCTCTGTAA
- the glmS gene encoding glutamine--fructose-6-phosphate transaminase (isomerizing) → MCGIVGYIGKREIKSQLIEGLRELEYRGYDSAGIAVMQSGKIDSFKAVGKLTNLDNKTKNFLTDGLGVGIGHTRWATHGKPTELNAHPHMGDYSYVVHNGIIENYREIKSELENCGVNFLSQTDTEVIVHLFEKEYEHYKDTFAAFKATIERLEGAYAVLLITQKTPDTIYFARKGSPMIIGKNSENEVFFASSDAPLIGEAKEVAYMEDGTIGYATPDSIYTEPHTLQFVPLSGDKLTAQKGGYRFFMEKEIYEQYEVMSDTMIGRVLDNEISFEEIDENFLDGISRIKLCACGTSYHAALVSSYLFERLSKLPVQVEIASEFRYKEPLLTKDTLFIVISQSGETADTLEALKMAKHAGLKTLAICNVDNSSIVRLADTTILTRAGIEKGVASTKAFATQVMVLWMLSLYFGKRCGVLEDSQINKELDAIGHVPTVLKNALDIHEKCKRLSKRYLHGHGFFFIGRDIFYPLALEGALKLKEISYLHAEGYPAGEMKHGPIALADAELFTIALMPKTLLYDKTKSNVEELSARDSTILAISPEIFDLADDFILTHNHNHPMLEFFEMMVVEQLLAMEIAIRLGNDVDMPRNLAKSVTVE, encoded by the coding sequence ATGTGTGGTATTGTTGGATATATTGGAAAAAGAGAGATCAAAAGTCAACTAATAGAAGGTTTAAGAGAGTTAGAGTATCGCGGATATGACTCTGCAGGAATTGCTGTAATGCAGAGTGGAAAGATAGACTCTTTTAAAGCTGTTGGCAAACTTACAAATTTAGATAATAAGACAAAAAACTTTTTAACTGATGGTTTAGGTGTTGGAATCGGTCATACAAGATGGGCAACGCATGGAAAACCTACCGAACTGAATGCCCATCCTCATATGGGTGATTACAGTTATGTAGTTCATAACGGTATTATTGAAAATTATCGTGAAATAAAATCTGAACTGGAAAATTGTGGTGTAAATTTTTTAAGCCAGACAGATACAGAGGTAATTGTTCACCTTTTTGAAAAAGAGTATGAGCACTATAAAGATACTTTTGCTGCTTTTAAAGCAACAATTGAGAGACTAGAAGGTGCTTATGCAGTTTTACTTATAACCCAAAAAACTCCTGATACTATCTATTTTGCCCGTAAAGGTTCGCCGATGATTATCGGTAAGAACAGTGAGAATGAAGTCTTTTTTGCCTCATCAGATGCACCTTTGATTGGCGAAGCTAAAGAGGTTGCATATATGGAGGATGGTACAATTGGGTATGCAACACCAGATTCCATATATACTGAACCTCATACTCTACAGTTCGTTCCACTTTCAGGAGATAAACTAACAGCTCAAAAGGGTGGGTATCGCTTCTTCATGGAAAAAGAGATTTATGAGCAGTATGAAGTGATGAGCGATACAATGATAGGGCGTGTATTAGATAATGAGATCTCTTTTGAAGAGATAGATGAAAACTTCTTAGATGGTATCTCACGCATAAAACTTTGTGCTTGTGGTACAAGTTATCACGCTGCATTGGTTTCTAGTTACCTTTTTGAAAGATTATCAAAACTGCCTGTACAAGTGGAGATAGCCAGTGAGTTTCGCTATAAAGAACCACTGCTGACAAAAGATACGCTATTTATAGTTATTAGTCAAAGTGGTGAGACTGCCGATACTCTTGAAGCTCTTAAAATGGCAAAACATGCCGGATTAAAGACATTGGCTATTTGTAATGTTGACAACTCATCTATTGTACGCTTAGCAGATACCACAATCTTAACTAGAGCTGGAATAGAAAAAGGGGTTGCAAGCACAAAAGCTTTTGCTACGCAAGTTATGGTTTTATGGATGTTGTCTCTCTATTTTGGAAAGAGATGCGGTGTTTTAGAAGATAGTCAAATAAACAAAGAGCTTGATGCTATTGGGCATGTTCCTACTGTTTTAAAAAATGCTCTTGATATACATGAAAAGTGTAAACGTCTCTCTAAACGTTACTTGCATGGGCACGGCTTCTTTTTTATTGGGCGTGATATATTCTATCCTTTAGCACTTGAAGGGGCTTTAAAACTAAAAGAGATTAGTTATCTTCACGCAGAAGGCTATCCTGCCGGAGAGATGAAACATGGACCTATTGCTTTGGCTGATGCTGAACTTTTTACAATAGCTTTGATGCCAAAAACTCTGCTTTACGATAAAACAAAAAGTAATGTAGAGGAGTTAAGTGCAAGAGACTCTACAATATTGGCAATCTCACCAGAAATTTTTGATCTTGCAGATGATTTTATCTTAACTCATAATCATAACCATCCAATGCTTGAGTTTTTTGAAATGATGGTAGTTGAACAGTTGCTTGCTATGGAGATAGCTATTCGTTTAGGAAATGATGTTGATATGCCTAGAAACTTGGCTAAAAGTGTAACGGTAGAGTAA